One part of the Marichromatium purpuratum 984 genome encodes these proteins:
- a CDS encoding RNA-directed DNA polymerase, whose translation MKRADGLFARIVAFDNLLAAERLAARGKRDRGSVARFEFHLERELIQLQEELMEGRYRPGTFYSFEVRDPKPRAICAAPFRDRVVHHAVCDVLEPVFERYAIFDSYACRIGKGTHAAIARAQAFARRDAFFLKCDVRRFFASVDHEVLKAQLARHFCEPRLLELLGQIIVHGPPDAPPGKGLPIGNLTSQHFANRYLGELDHFVKERLRVKAYLRYMDDLLLFAPDKPSLHLLLAEIRQFLAERLHLELKDAATLVAPVSEGIPFLGFRIYPRTIRLNQRTRRRFRRQVRTLEAAASQGRIDESELANRAACLFAHVSQADAYRLRRRVSDASITRG comes from the coding sequence ATGAAACGCGCTGACGGGCTCTTCGCGCGTATCGTCGCCTTCGACAACCTGCTCGCCGCCGAGCGCCTGGCCGCACGCGGCAAGCGTGATCGGGGTTCGGTGGCGCGCTTCGAGTTTCATCTGGAGCGCGAGCTGATCCAGCTCCAGGAGGAGCTGATGGAAGGCCGCTATCGGCCCGGCACCTTCTACAGCTTCGAGGTCCGCGACCCCAAACCTCGCGCCATCTGCGCCGCGCCGTTTCGCGACCGGGTGGTGCATCACGCAGTCTGCGACGTGCTGGAGCCGGTCTTCGAGCGCTATGCCATCTTCGACAGCTATGCCTGCCGGATCGGCAAAGGTACTCATGCGGCCATCGCCCGCGCCCAGGCGTTTGCCCGGCGTGATGCCTTCTTCCTCAAATGCGATGTCCGGCGCTTCTTCGCCAGCGTCGATCACGAGGTCCTCAAGGCGCAACTGGCACGCCACTTCTGTGAGCCCCGGCTTCTCGAGCTGCTGGGCCAGATCATCGTGCACGGGCCACCGGACGCGCCGCCGGGAAAGGGATTGCCGATCGGCAACCTCACCAGCCAGCACTTCGCGAACCGCTACTTGGGCGAGCTGGATCATTTCGTCAAGGAGCGCCTGCGCGTGAAGGCCTATCTGCGCTACATGGATGACCTGCTGCTGTTCGCACCGGACAAGCCGAGTCTGCATCTGTTGCTCGCCGAGATTCGCCAGTTCCTCGCCGAGCGCCTCCATCTGGAGCTCAAAGACGCGGCCACCCTGGTTGCACCGGTCAGCGAGGGGATTCCCTTCCTCGGCTTTCGGATCTACCCGCGCACCATTCGGCTCAACCAGCGTACGCGTCGGCGGTTCCGCCGTCAGGTCAGGACCCTCGAAGCGGCGGCCAGTCAGGGACGGATCGACGAGAGTGAGCTGGCCAACCGTGCCGCCTGCCTCTTCGCCCACGTCAGCCAGGCCGATGCCTACCGCTTGCGCCGACGGGTCTCCGATGCCAGCATCACTCGTGGCTGA
- the avd gene encoding diversity-generating retroelement protein Avd → MRPDDQEDLPIFTAWMQFLEWLLPATEKFPKRVRFTFADRINNLALDIAEDLVEARYTRDKAAILRRVNLRLEKLRVLLRLCHRLQYLPHAGYEHAAKSINGVGRMLGGWIREQEQRPRP, encoded by the coding sequence ATGCGGCCGGATGATCAGGAGGATCTGCCGATCTTTACCGCCTGGATGCAGTTCCTCGAATGGCTGTTGCCGGCCACGGAGAAGTTTCCCAAGCGGGTCCGCTTCACCTTCGCCGACCGCATCAACAATCTGGCGCTCGACATCGCCGAAGACTTGGTCGAGGCGCGCTACACGCGTGACAAGGCCGCCATCCTGCGCCGGGTTAACCTGCGCCTGGAGAAGCTGCGGGTCCTGCTGCGGCTGTGTCATCGTCTCCAGTACCTGCCCCACGCCGGCTACGAGCACGCGGCCAAGTCGATCAACGGCGTTGGGCGCATGCTCGGCGGCTGGATCCGCGAGCAGGAGCAACGTCCCCGGCCATGA
- a CDS encoding HRDC domain-containing protein encodes MQVRVFTLGFDPVNGRFDDSPVRDFLTDKEVDAISDHFFIHAGRPYLTLVVRYRLAAPAASTQTSAKSSRSAAGRDAAWRDLLRQEDWPLFNRLREWRGERAKAEGIPPYVICNNRQLAEIVQRKPGTLNALAEAEGFGEAKLKKYGRELLAIIQSAGAEEGEDAAG; translated from the coding sequence ATGCAGGTACGCGTCTTCACGCTCGGCTTCGATCCGGTGAACGGGCGGTTCGACGATAGCCCCGTCCGCGACTTCCTGACCGACAAGGAAGTCGACGCCATCAGCGACCATTTCTTCATCCACGCCGGCCGGCCCTATCTGACGCTGGTCGTCCGCTATCGCCTGGCAGCACCTGCGGCATCCACTCAGACCTCGGCCAAGTCGTCGCGGAGCGCTGCGGGCCGCGACGCCGCCTGGCGTGACCTCCTGCGCCAGGAGGACTGGCCGCTGTTCAATCGGCTGCGTGAGTGGCGCGGAGAGCGTGCCAAGGCGGAGGGCATTCCGCCCTACGTCATCTGCAACAACCGCCAGCTCGCCGAGATCGTCCAGCGCAAGCCCGGCACTCTGAACGCCCTGGCCGAGGCCGAAGGCTTCGGCGAGGCCAAGCTGAAGAAATACGGCCGCGAGCTGCTCGCGATCATCCAGAGTGCCGGCGCAGAGGAGGGTGAGGATGCGGCCGGATGA